The proteins below are encoded in one region of Hordeum vulgare subsp. vulgare chromosome 3H, MorexV3_pseudomolecules_assembly, whole genome shotgun sequence:
- the LOC123442532 gene encoding probable signal peptidase complex subunit 3, translating to MHSWGTRLLAAATTAAVLLVAACAAASALDAFHVPSVEAQAHVTKINRFHKQINGNDKVTLTFSLSANLESLFTWNTKQVFAFVTAEYETAKNSLNQVSLWDNIIPDKDQANVQVEVKSKYPLIDQGTSLRGKKVQLVLHWHIMPNAGAMIRGKMPLSEFTLPDTYTS from the exons ATGCACTCGTGGGGGACCCGGCTGCTGGccgcggcgacgacggcggccgtcctcctcgtcgccgcctgcgccgccgcctccgcgcTCGACGCCTTCCACGTCCCCTCCGTCGAGGCCCAAGCCCAC GTTACCAAGATAAACCGATTCCACAAACAGATCAATGGGAACGACAAG GTGACCTTGACCTTCAGTCTATCTGCAAATTTGGAATCACTTTTCACGTGGAACACAAAGCAG GTCTTTGCCTTTGTGACCGCTGAGTATGAAACCGCGAAGAATTCCCTGAACCAG GTTTCATTATGGGACAACATAATACCTGACAAAGACCAGGCAAACGTGCAAGTGGAGGTGAAGAGCAAGTATCCCCTGATTGACCAG GGGACTAGTCTGCGGGGCAAGAAAGTTCAGCTCGTCCTCCACTGGCACATAATGCCGAACGCCGGCGCAATGATCCGAGGCAAGATGCCTCTCTCGGAGTTCACTCTCCCAGACACGTATACTTCATGA